In Gopherus evgoodei ecotype Sinaloan lineage chromosome 7, rGopEvg1_v1.p, whole genome shotgun sequence, the sequence TTAGGGAGCTGCTGTTTTTTAATGGAATGACAGATGGTTTGGTAGTTAAGACACAAAAAATGCTAGTTCTGTTTCTGCCGCAGATTTCCTTTGTGACATCAGGCAAGTCATGTAGGTGTTTGAGATCACCAGCTGAAGTTAGGGCATGAATTGACACAATTAGGTTCATTATGCATtggaggcagggctgcccagagcgagtttgggccccggtgaaaaaaaattttcgggccccccagcaagggcggactggctaaacagggctgagaaagccgggccctgggcccccttccagactgccgggccctggtaatttgtaccggcttccccacCTCTCATCGGCCCTGACTGGAGGTGGAAGTACCTCTGAAGTAGCTGATACTGGGACTCAACAATGTCAAACTAAGTATATCAGAATAGGTGAAGCATGTCTGTTCTTATATGCAAATTCCTATGTTCCTTCCCTTTCCTAAAGTAAGCAGAACTGGGCAATTTTGTAAAGGCTCCATATCTATGGCCGGTCCTCTGAAGCATTCTGGTCCTTTATCCTCAGGAAACATTGCTGTGAGTGAGCCAGTGGCCAATATGGCCACACTACGTCCAGGGAGTTAAATAAAAGGTCAAGATGGAAAGAGGATTATTCATAAGTGAATTTTtccccaacattttttttattgtagtgtagacaaaagaGTGACCTCACTTAGAGTGTTTCTGCCTCATACCGCTCCTAAGAATTGTCCCAAAAGTTCAAACCCATGTCCAGTTAAAGAACCAGGCGCTACTATTCCAAGAGAAAGATATACCATACAGGGACTGCACAAACCCAGACACAAGCAAAGCCTGCAGTTTCATTTTCTATCTGCAATTCCAACATTTATTTCAAGACTAGAAGtttagagaggagagagaaaaggaatgaAGGAGGAAAGtaagtgaaataaaattaatgatcTCCAAAATGCTAACATCTACACGTCTGTGAAATTGTTCATTAGTCAGAATTGTTCTGTCCTGCTCATACAATTCCTTCCTACTACGGCAGTTTGTCATCAGGACATTGAATAGGACCACTGAAACTGAACTGTTCAGTGCTATCACAATACGGCCCTTACAGCTGaatatactactactactatttatattgcagtaataGCTAGGGGCCCTTGTCATGGATGAGGacacaaaacacagaacaaatagatagtaagctctttggggcaaggatctTGTAAGTTGTTATTGTAGTGGTAGGTGAGTTTTTGAGTGGGAGGGAGAATGAAACATTATATAAACAGGGGTGTATGTCTTCTCGATCCTGTATTTCAGAATGGCTTTCAATTCGTTATGCAAAGATGACTTACTGCGCCCCAGGATACGAAGCTCTTTGAGCCTGACCCCCAGAAGCCGGAGCAGTTACCAAACGCCATCTCTGACAGAGCTTCAACGCCTGCTGTGGACACACAAACCTTCCACTGGCCACGTGAATGAAGTCTGGCCAAACCTCTACGTGGGAGACTTGTAAGTGAGATTCTCCTAAAGAACCTGACCTCAAAATGAGACAAGAACTAGGAGATAAGTGGGGGCTCTGTCAAATGAAATCACTTGAGAATGGAAGGTTTGGGAATCATCTGCTAATGGGGGCCCAATCCTTGGGTCTGGTTGAACTATGCCTAGGCAGGATCTAAAGGacaggggaggagaaggcagcTTTACACAACCTTTACGCCGCCTCTAAGGCCTAAAGTGATTGTGGACCACATCTCCTCTGTGGTAGTACAGAAGCACTGCATCAGTACAGCAGCTAAGCATGCTACCAGTGCTTAAATAAGAAcgatactttttaaaatttttctttgaaaaaaattgttttttccaaTGAAAACCTGAAACAAACATGATGGAAATGAAAAATTCACAAGAACCAGTTTGTgctgaaaaaaaaacatattgatGGGACAAAATTGAGCCACACCAGTTTGCTAGTATTTCAAAGCACCTAGCATCTGTAACCAACAGCAGCACAGTTCCATTATAGTTTAGCCCAGAGATTTGTGGGGAGTGGGCAGAGAAATCCTTGCACAACCTCCTGCATACTCAAGGTGTCCCTTCTTTCAGATATACAGCTCGGGACAAAGAGCAGCTGCGCCGAATGGGTATCACCCACATTGTgaatgctgctgctggcagattTCACATTGACACTGGAGCTAAATTCTACAGAGACCTGGCTGTAGATTATTATGGAATAGAAGCTGATGATGATCCGAATTTTGATCTCAGCATTTACTTCTATCAAGCTGCCAGATATATAAGAGCAGCGCTGAATTCTCCAAGAGGTAACAACACTGGCTATGCACATTATGTGGCTTCAGCATAGAAACAAGCAGAGCAAGTAATCAGCTAGCATTCAGCACAAGCAGATTCCAAGTAGAGATGGGTGGGAATTGAAATACCTGGTCACACAGCCATTACCCATACTCCCACAGTTAGTCTGGTAAGCCAGTTAGCCCATTAGCCATAAAGGAAAGGGGTGTAGTTTCTCACTCAAACCCTAGCCCTGCCAAGAGAAGGAGACACAAAGCCTTGCTACAATTGAAATCTACTTCTATATCTCCCACTATACTCACAGCTTATTCTTCATGGAGGTGCTGCTCCAAAGTCCAGTGACACAAAGACTcctatagacttcagtggggtttaaaTCAAGCCCAGAGTCCCTTTCTGCGGCATTTAGAGATCCAACTCCTGGACCCCAGAACTCAGCTGGAGCAGCCAGGCTGTGTGTGCTCTGTGGGAAAGTAAGCTGCACGCAATTAGTGTGGCTACCACCAGACCACAACACAGGAAGAAGGGCATCTTTAAGAGCCATCTTCACAGGTCTCACAATTACAGTAATATCTCTGCCAATCCATGTGACAATTCAGTGCTCACCAGCACCCATAATTGCTCCCAGCACCTATAGAGTGGTCTGTCACTGGGGTGTAGTATATAGCATGCAGAGACATTAGACTGGCATGTTTTTAAACCACAGTCATACACTCTTATGCAAGTGCACTTTCTGCAGGTTACAGATCACAGCTTCTTTACATCCGACCATTGGAAAAAATAGAGGCAAATTTAAAAGATGTGGCACTATGAGTGGGAATAAATCAGCCCTTATGCACCAGAAAGAAAAACTCAAACCTCTCATGAGGAAAAAGAGATAGAAGACTTGCTTTCAAACCCGCAGTCTATTTCAATGCCAGAAAGCCAGTGGTCTGAAATATTATACAGCACAGAagaattaagggccagatttttcagacAAATGAGGCATGCAGTTGTACACTCAGCCTTCAAAATAGTTAGCATGATGGCAAATGAGGGGGAAAGGTGTTGCCACTTCTTGAGCTGTGTCAGCCCCTTTGGGCCCCCTAGGGGAGAGCAGGTTGCATCTGCTTTCTGCCAGGACAATCTCTGTGAGTGGGGTTTCTCTGTGGTCAGGAGGCATAGACCCTGTGGTGGATCCAGATAGTTAAGTGCAAATCTTTATCAGGAGGGTTTTCCATAGCATCACAAAGTTAAGTGATTACAGACTTGCACAAATGGTAATTATGCACCTAAGGGCCTCTTCTGTTTCAACAGTTGCAAGTTTTTACAGCAACATTGATCCTAAACACTATTTACTAAAGTAGGATGTATCTGACACAAAGGCCCATAGCTACTACACTCTAGGGTTAGTCCTAAGCGGCAAAATTTGGACCTGGATTGTGAACAGCCAGAAGTTCAGAGGCTATTTGGAAGACTTGATCTAGCCCATCATAAAGATTTACTTGGGCTTTGAAAAACTGAGATCTATGTTTGGCATTCAAAACCACCACCAAACTTCAGGGAGTTTGGATCTGGACCCCCTTCTACCACAGTGTGTGCTATTTACGAATTAAGTCAGCCCCCTGAAGAAAGGTAGAATCCGTTGTAAATCCATTGTAAAGTCATTGTAAATTCTAGTGTAGAGAATATACAAAGCAATAAAACATGAGAACCAAGTAGACTTAGCGGCTCCCTTCTCCCCGGATGATGTTAGTACAACTTGTCCACAAAGCCTTTCTGGGTACATTCCAGAATACTGAAAGTGGAACGGTTAAGAAAATAGACTATATTGCTGCCC encodes:
- the LOC115655500 gene encoding dual specificity protein phosphatase 13-like — translated: MAFNSLCKDDLLRPRIRSSLSLTPRSRSSYQTPSLTELQRLLWTHKPSTGHVNEVWPNLYVGDLYTARDKEQLRRMGITHIVNAAAGRFHIDTGAKFYRDLAVDYYGIEADDDPNFDLSIYFYQAARYIRAALNSPRGRVLVHCAMGISRSATLVLAFLMICENKTLVDAIQAVCKHRGVCPNSGFLKQLWELDMRLAREKGRGIDPLRL